GGTATTCATGCGCAGCGCCGCGAGTCCGGTGGGCCTGCGTCTGGGTTTGACCGAATTCTCCTTCAGCCCCACGACTTCGGTGGTGGTGTAGAGAGTGTCGCCGATGTGCGGAAAGCGGCGGAAACGCAGGCCGCGGTAGAAGAGGTTGGCCTTGACGTGGTGCGTGACGAGCGTGGACTGCCCGATCGCGATGTCGGTGACGAAACCGGCGTGCGCGACCGGCCCACCCGCGACGGCGGCCGAGAGGTGCTTGTCGAGCGGAAGGCGCAGGCGGTCACCGAGAATGCTCTGGTGCGCGGCGGCGAGGCCGTCGGTGAGCGTCACGGCGGGGGCGGTGTCGAAGACCTGACCGACGGTCAGTTCGTCGAAATAGGGTCCGCCGACGTACGAGGTGGTCATGGCTTTCAGGCTCCGATCTTCGACAGGGTGCGGCGGGCGGCGACGGCGACGGCCTCGTCGAGCATCTGCCCGTCGAGCTGGGCGGCTCCGGCGCCGCGGTTCTCGGCTTCCTCGAGCGCGGCGAGAACCTTGCGGGCGGCGTCGACCTGATCGTCGGTGGGCGTGAAGGCCGCTGCAGCAGAGGTGATCTGCGCAGGGTGGATGACCCACTTGCCGTCGAATCCGAGATCGGACACCCACTGCACCGAGTGACGGAAGGCGTCGTCGTCGGCGATGCCGAGGAACGGGCCGTCGATCGCCTGGACACCCGCGGCGCGGGCGGCGTGCAGCACGCGGTCCTGCACGTAGAGCCAGTGCTCGGGCGCGGCGGTGCGAGCGCGGCCCAGGGAGGCGCCGAGGTCGGCGTAGCCGATGATCACGCCGGCAACCCGGGGCCCGGCGACGATCTCGTCGATGCGCTGCACGCCGGCGGGGGTCTCGATGAGGGCCTGCACCGGGACGGTCGAATCGCCGAGGATGCGGTCGGCCTCGACGAGGTCGTCGGCGCTCTCGACCTTGGGGATCACGATCGAGGCGAGGGCGTCGCCGAGTGCGGCGCACGTGCGCAGGTCGTCCTCGAACCAGGGCGTGCCGCGTCCGTTGATGCGCACGGAGACGGTGCGTGCGGCGCCGTGTTCGCGGACCAGGGGAGCCACGAGTTCGCGGGCGGCGTCCTTCTGGTCGGCGGTGACGGCGTCCTCGAGGTCGAGGACGACCTCGTCGGCGGCGGAGGCGAGGGCCTTACCGGCTTTGCGTTCGTCGGAGCCGGGGGCGACGAGAACGGCGCGCCGGCGGAGGTGTTGCTCGGAAGACACGGGGACCTCGGGGAGTTCGGTCGGCAATGACGGCGCTAAATGTACGGCCATTGTTGGCGGTATGCCACCCCACGGAGAGGTGTGCTCATAGGAAGGTGCAGTCGTTCGTATCGTCGAAAACTCTGCAATCACGACGTCGAATGACGGTCCTTGCGTTGACAACGTCCGAGCTCGGTCCACAAAATGGCCGTACAAAGTTTGCCGGGTCCGTGTGGCCCGTCCCCAACGAAGGATGCCCCGTGACCTACCTGAACGACGAAGAGACTTTTCTGGTCGAGACCGTCCGCGACTTCATCGATCGGGAGGTCAAGCCGTCGGTGCAGGAGGTCGAGCACGCCAACGAGTACCCCGAGAAGTGGATCGAGCAGATGAAGCAGATCGGCATCTACGGGCTCGCCGTGCCCGAGGAGTACGGCGGCTCGCCGGTGTCGATGCCCTGCTACGTCCAGGTCACCGAGGAACTCGCCCGCGGATGGATGTCGCTGTCGGGTGCGATGGGCGGGCACACCGTCGTCGCCAAGCTGCTGACCCTGTTCGGCACCGAGGAGCAGAAGAGCAAGTATCTGCCCAAGCTCGCCACCGGTGAGATCCGGGCGACGATGGCGCTGACCGAGCCCGGCGGCGGCTCCGACCTGCAAGCGATGACGACGACCGCCAAGCGTGACGGCGACGAGCTGGTCATCAACGGTGCCAAGACGTGGATCACCAACGCGCGTCGCTCGGGGCTGATCGCGCTGCTGTGCAAGACCGACCCCACCGCGCAGCCGCGCCACAAGGGCATCTCCGTCGTGCTCGTCGAGCACGGCCCGGGTCTGACCGTCTCACGCGACCTGCCCAAGCTGGGTTACAAGGGCGTCGAGTCGTGCGAGCTGAGCTTCGATGGCTACCGCATCTCCGCCGACGCGATCCTCGGCGGCGAGCCCGGCAAGGGCTTCGCCCACATGATGAAGGGCCTCGAGACCGGCCGTCTGCAGGTCGCCTCCCGCGCCCTCGGTGTCGCGACCGCTGCACTCGAGGATTCCCTCGCCTACGCGCAGCAGCGCGAGAGCTTCGGTCAGCCGATCTGGAAGCACCAGTCCATCGGCAACTACCTGGCGGAGATGGCCACCAAGCTCACCGCGGCCCGGCAGCTGGCGCGCTACGCGGCGGAGAAGTACGACAGCGGCGAGCGCTGCGACATGGAAGCCGGTATGGCCAAGCTGTACTGCTCGGAGATCGCGATGGAGATCGCCCTGAACGCGGTGCGCATCCACGGCGGCTACGGCTACTCCACCGAGTACGACGTCGAGCGCTACTTCCGCGACGCGCCGCTGATGATCGT
This window of the Rhodococcus pyridinivorans genome carries:
- a CDS encoding HpcH/HpaI aldolase/citrate lyase family protein, which produces MPTELPEVPVSSEQHLRRRAVLVAPGSDERKAGKALASAADEVVLDLEDAVTADQKDAARELVAPLVREHGAARTVSVRINGRGTPWFEDDLRTCAALGDALASIVIPKVESADDLVEADRILGDSTVPVQALIETPAGVQRIDEIVAGPRVAGVIIGYADLGASLGRARTAAPEHWLYVQDRVLHAARAAGVQAIDGPFLGIADDDAFRHSVQWVSDLGFDGKWVIHPAQITSAAAAFTPTDDQVDAARKVLAALEEAENRGAGAAQLDGQMLDEAVAVAARRTLSKIGA
- a CDS encoding acyl-CoA dehydrogenase family protein, translating into MTYLNDEETFLVETVRDFIDREVKPSVQEVEHANEYPEKWIEQMKQIGIYGLAVPEEYGGSPVSMPCYVQVTEELARGWMSLSGAMGGHTVVAKLLTLFGTEEQKSKYLPKLATGEIRATMALTEPGGGSDLQAMTTTAKRDGDELVINGAKTWITNARRSGLIALLCKTDPTAQPRHKGISVVLVEHGPGLTVSRDLPKLGYKGVESCELSFDGYRISADAILGGEPGKGFAHMMKGLETGRLQVASRALGVATAALEDSLAYAQQRESFGQPIWKHQSIGNYLAEMATKLTAARQLARYAAEKYDSGERCDMEAGMAKLYCSEIAMEIALNAVRIHGGYGYSTEYDVERYFRDAPLMIVGEGTNEIQRNVIASQLVARGGL